gaaaccctgtctgaagaaCTACTGAGTTGGAGGTGGAGCTCCAGAGTAACTGACTAGCCTGGGCAGACCAAGATTCACTTTCCAGcaccacaaagaaaacagaacaaagtttgcttttcttgttttctggagATGGAGCTGTCAATCACCAATTCATCTAGTGTCCTGCTGTTCCTCTGATATAATAACTACCTAAAGAAAAACCCTAAaaattggaaacaaaacaaaaacaccacagcCTGCATTGTTCCCCTGATAACACACAGGGACTTTCCTCCCAGGGGTGGGAACAATCATGAATGTGTCCAAGGCAATGTTGATTCACTGGCCAGTGGTAAGATACTTGCCCAGATAAATCAGGCTGTGACTCTGTGATATACACATGGAACCGTTTCTTGGCTTCCACGGCTTCTTCCAGGACCCTCAGGACAACTCTGGAGTAGGCGTGAGTCAAAATTCTCTATGGAACAAGAAGCCTCCATCAGAGGGGCAAGCTGCCCGGCAGCCACTGCCCACCCTGTCTGCAGTGCCATGACTCCTGCTTGTGAGGTGACGCTCCAGTAGTCTACAAACCAACTGCGGTCAGAAGGGTGACATAGAGCACACTGAAGTTCAAGCCCACTGAGCAGTTCAACAGCTCTGTCCAAGAAGCAGGGCACAGGTCTCCCCAGCAGAACCCCAAAGGCACATAAGCTAGTACAGCAGGCTTGGCTTCCCTGGCAGTAAGATATATAGCTTACACACTTGGGCATACAGGTGCCAGGAAGGGTAACAGTGGTCCGATGAGGCCACCAGCAGTGGAAAGACAAGGGAACCAGGCCCTTCTTGTCACATGTCCCACTACTGCAGTCACCTGATTTTTCTAGAAGTAAAAATCTAGTCACTAGACACGTTGAGCTAATAAGTTCTTCAAAACTGTCAGGCACAGTGCAGTAAATACAACTATCTGTGGTGCAGGTGATGACTTGTGACGCTTACATGGCCTATCCTCTAAGAAAGGAAGCAGAGTACTACTTAAGGCCAGGGGGTGGACATGGCCGTCATAACTGCCCACTAGAACCGTGGGTGCTCAGGCCTCACCTTAGACCCAAGGCGTCTGCATTTAACAAGCCCATGGGTGTCCTGCCCACAGCTTAGAGATTCTGCAGCTCTGCTCTGAACCCAGCTGGAAGGTTAAGGGCAGGCTGCTGTGGGTGGTAAATACACTACAGCCACACACTGTGAGCCAAAGAGAGGAGGGTCATGGCCTTGCCTCCAGGAACCATGTCCAGGTCTGAGACACTACCATTTACACAACCTCTTACATATTTAATAGCATACTTCAAAGGTAAGAAGCGCAGTAAAACCAGGGCAAGATGTAAGAGCCAGGATGCAAGTAAATACAGGCATGGTCTGTGCGGCTGAGGGCACACTGTTTCCAAGAGCCAGTTTTTCAGAGAAGGCATCTTGGACAGCATGTGCTGAAGCCTGTTTGTGAACATCTGAGGGGCCCAGAGCGTGGACAAAAAAGCAGCAACTGCAGGCTTTATCACCTGGTGGAGAGGATAAACTGGAGACTGGTTGAACCAGCTGCTCCTCATTTAACCAGGAACAAGTCGCAGCTATAAAGAGGACAGTTCCACCCAGTGCCGATGCTGGCTCAAGGATGCTTGGCAGTGGCCACAGTAACAGCTAGTATGGGCAGACTCACTTCAGCTTAGAGAACCATGAGCTGAATCATAGGAATTAGAGcaagtgaaatggctcagtgggtaaaggtgcttgtcaccaagcttgatgacctgagtttgatgcccagaTCCTACAAAGTGGAAAGAACCAATTCCTTGAACCTCCACACACTCACTGTGGCACCTAGGCAtactcatacaaacacataagAAATGTGATTAAAATATACTTACAAGAAAAATAGCTTACTAAGAGGCTAtgggtgtagttcagtggtagagcatgtcTAGCAGGTTAGAGGTCCTTGCTTTAACCTCCAGCCCCACATAAAGTAAAAAGCCTGTCACACCAAGACCTACTCGTGCTGGTCTTATGTTCTCCAGTTCACAACGCTGAGCCTCTACAACGTCTGCATTCACAACGTGCACACTACAGAGCGTCTCATTCACCTCTCACCCAACCTGGGACCTGCTGCCTttaaaagccctggctgtcctggaactcactctgtagaccaggctggccttgaactcagaaatccgcctgcctctgcctcccaagtgttgggatcaaaggcgtgcgccaccactgcctggccttttttttttttttcttaagatttatttatttattttatgtgtatgaatacagTGTCCCTGTtttcacacaccagaagagagcatcaaatcccattatagatggttataagccaccatgtggttgctgggaattgaactcaggacctttggaagagcagtcagtgctcttaaccactgagccatctctccagcccagttgcTGCCCTTATTAACATACAAGAAAAGTTCAGGATAGAGAAGTGACTGTCCATAGTCCCAGCAGTAGGTGACAGAGCCAGGATTCCACACCCAGCAGTATGACCCCAAAACTCTTGATGCTAGCAGCACAAAAACATCTACTCACCGCCCCGTCTTTGATAAAAGTATGACACAGATTGGCAATTTTATTTCTCGACAGGGATATTCTTCTTAGGAAAAGCTCTCCTCTCTCAATCATGATCTTTTTACATTTGGAGTAGTCCTGGGAAGGAAAGAGCAAGgtgaagagaggaaggagctgcCAGGAGAGCTCACAGTGTGTACACACAGGAAGAGGGATGCTGAGGGAGGCAGGGCTCACAGAGTACTCCAAGGAGGTGAGGCTGATGAAGCGCAGGAAGAGCTCCCCGCCGGAGGACACGGCCACCGAGGAGTCCACGCCACACAGGGTCTCGATGGCACTGGTGAGGTTGGCTCTCAGGCCCTGGATTGTCTCTCCTGCAATGATAAAATGAGGAACGTGATGTTCATTTAGTGTCACTGCTCTTACTGGTCTGCGGATCACCCACGCTTTCAGAGAACACTGGATGCTTCTCTGTGCCAGCCACTGGGAGATGCTGCACAAGAGAGGGCTCTGTTCTCATGGAGCAATAAGTaagcacagaaagagacagacatgttACAAACTGGAACAAGGACAGCAAAAGGCAGGGTGACGAATATGGTCAAGCTTTTTTACAAGGCTGGCCTCTTGCATTACAGGCCGTTTAACCTGAGACTTGAATAAGGGCCCAGACATGCGGAGATCAGTGAGCACAGCTCCTGTGTAGATGTCAGTGAGCCAAGGCCCAAGAAAGGGACACACTTGGTTTAAAAAGCCAAGGAGGCCAATGAGATGGCAAAACAGGCAAGATGCTGTGCggtaaaagtaaattaaaaaaaaaacaaaaacaaaacaaacaaacaaaaaagcaacaaaagaatagaaaagaaaaaaaaaaaagaaaagaaaaaaaaaaaagaaaaaaaaaaaagatgctgtgcagtgccagcctggtgacctgagtcaAGAAAGAAGCAACTCCCGACAGCTGTCCTTGTGtatgcccacactcacacacaagctaataataaaacagaaactaaaggtcAAGAGGCCAGCAGGGCTGGACTGAGGTATCTGCAGCAAGAGAGCATGGCAGGTAATAGCTTAGCAGGGGCAGATGTGATCTGTACGACAGTGCAGGCTCCGAGGTATCTGAATGTATGTATACTGGGAAGACATGCGAGGCTGTTACAAATTCTCTCTCCTCTTGGCCACCCCACGAGAATAAAAAAGGCACATCCTTTGCATGTATAAGAGGTCATGTTCTACCCAGGATCCTAAGACTGACCACACTCAGTCTCAATGAATACTGATACCAGACTTTATTCTAAAACATTACGGCACTACACAGAATGGAGGACAAGCTATGAGCTTGGTACTCATCTGTAAAGCTAAATTATTGCTCTAATTTAAGCCTTTTGGCTAAGGCTGTATTGTTGACTCTTGCGTCAGGGCATATTTTGTAGGTGGATGGAAATCCTTTCGGTATAACCCAAGGGTTTCCTCCAGGCCGACAAGTCTACCATGGACACAGAGGTTGGGATTGAGACTGTACATAGATCTACACGTCTGCCTGTCCGCATTCCTAATAGTCATCTGAAGTCCTTCCTGAGGCCCAGACTGTTTGAGGCTGTCTATTCATACCTTTATCCCTCTTCAAGAACTCCAGTAAAGTCTGGATGGCAGCCACCGCCGAGGCCATGTTTGGATCGCCTTTCATCTGAGACTTAAAGTATTCAATTAACTctaaggagagagggaaaaaaaatgggtCATCACGTGAACGTAGCAGGATGAGGCCAGAGCGCTTGGTAACAACTGCTAACCTTAAGAATAAGaaacaaatgcattttaaaaagaagcttttAAAGTTAAAGGGTACAAATGTTGGTAGAGATAGAGAAGATACCTCCTTACCGTTGGCAGGGACATATctcttccatattttaaaaaagttattggAGCGAAAGGCATAAAATTTAGAAGCTAGCACTTTAAGGATTCTTCTCATGCACTTCATCAATTTCACCTACAGCCTTTTGAGCAGTGAATGCCCATCAAGTCTACGCATGTGCACAAACATAAATGTTTCCTGTTCACTTTTAAACTAAAAGCAgtttattagtttgtttttcaCTTAATAAATACATTCTGATAACTACAGTGGACGAGCAAACCAACGATGCCTCATTTCTTCAAGCAGGGCTGGGCGTCTTCCTACTGCTCACAGAGGACACCCGGGCTGCGAGGTGAGAGCCAGTTTTTTGGAGGAGGCCCCTCGGACAGCGTGTGAAGACAGTTTGCGAACGTCCGAGGGATCCAGACCACGGACACAAGAGCAGTGACAGCGGAGAGTGGTTCGAGCCCGGACAACGTCACCCAGATCCCAGGCTGCCCGTGCGAGGACGGGACCATATGTCCCCGCCGCTCTGGCTACACACTCACCACGGTCCTCCATGGCTTCCTCCCGAAGCGTCCCGCAACCGCGCCGGCAGCGAAGCACTGCCTGACAGCGAGTCGCACTTCTCACGCATCATTTCCGTCGCCTCCAGGTTGCGTTACGTCACTCATCCGCGCCGGAAGTCACTGCGCATTGACTTGTGGACGGCTCTTCACCGAGGCGTAGGGAGCCATGGCTGCGGACGGTGAGGGTGGCACGGACCGAAATGCGGAGCCGGGTGGGAGGGACACTTTTAGTCTTTAGAAGAACAGCCGGTCTATTTGTTCATTCACTCAGCAATTTTGATTTTGAGAAAGGTACTCACTGTGATGtaaaggatggccttgaactctttcaTCCTCCAGTTTTCTTTAgactgctggaattacagacgtGCACGATCAAGCTGGATTTTATGTGGTGCTCAGATATTTGTGCATGCTCAGTAGGCATTCTACCAATTGAGCTTCCTCCCCAgccttaattattttttatgcAGACGCTCTCTCCTCCCTTAGCCTTCCGAGTTCTGGGATATAGGCCTGCATCAGTATGCCCAATGTGTCATTCAGGAAACATTGGGATCACCCACTGTGTACTCGACACTATTTTTCAGACTGGGAAGTACAGCTCAGAATCGACACAGGGATTTTGGGCGTGTGGTGCCTTATGGTCGAGAGACCAGTTGCAAGTGAAGTTAATTCGTAGAGGTGACCAGGGCTGTGAAGACAATGCGTGGCAGCTAAGCACTGTCCTTCATTAGGAGTCCAGGGACAATGAAGATACTAGAACTTTGGCGTGAGCGACATGAATTTCACTCTAAGTACAAACAGCCTAGGGAAGGAGGAGGGTAGAGGAAAATGGACGTCTCTTAGTCATACAGTGAACTTAGTTACAGTTTTTAagtcattttatgtgcattggtgttttgcttacatgtatgtctgtgtgaagattttggattccctagaactggagttgcagttgtgagctgccatgtgggtgctgggaattgaacctgggttcaccagcaaaacagtcagtgctcttaaccactgagacatctctctagcccctagttATAGgtccatgtgttctctctctctctctctctctctctttctctctctctctctctttttattttgtgggttttttggtttggtttggtttgtttgtttgaaatggagtttctctgtgtagccttggctctcctgattcactctgtaggccaggctggcttcgaactcagaaatcaacctgtctcttcctcccaagtgcttggattaaaggtgtatgccactgcTGCCTGGCCCTAGTTACAGTTTTCAAATTACATTGTACCTCAAAGATAGTTGCcttgtatttacttatttggtgtgtgaagtcagaggacagcttgtggggaTCTGTTCTCTTATTTATTGTGTGGGTCTTGGGGGTTGAACACAGAtcatcagatttggcagcaaggacctttaccagctgagccttTGCACTCTCCCAGAATTATTTACGTGATTGACATTACAAGCATCACTTTGGCTACTGTGTGGAAAATGGATTGTGGGATCAAGAGTAGCTAGGGTGGCCCATTCAGCAGCCATAGACACTTCTCACACCGATAGGagaaaggcaggcatggtgctgcttGTCAAGTAGTGAGGTTGACACTCAAGGAAATTGGCAGAGATGTTTCATGAACACATTTTCTGACAGGCAACACATTGGTTTTTTTCCCAATCTTGGTACTAGCAAGGAAGAAAGAGTGAGGATTTGGTTCTGCAGATGCCAGAGGTGGGGCCTGATCCTGGTGAAGGAGCCAAGGGAGGGAATGGAGGAGGCAGTAAATCGGGCACTGCCTTGTACTATTACGTGAGCATCCAGGCTTTTCATGACAGCGGGCACTGGCAGGATTGCTTTGTCCATTTGAACTGTAGGCTTTTGGCTGGGTATAGTGTCAGATTCCTATAATCCCAGATACTCAAGGGGTATGAGGTTACcaagttcagtgccagcctgggcaatttatTGAGACCCCATTTTAAAGGGTCACGGTTATTGGAATGAAgactggttaagaacactagcagagggctggtgagatggctcagtggttaagagcactgactgctcttccggaggtcataagttcaaatcccagcaaccagcaaccacatggtgtctcacaaccatctgtaatgagatctgatgccctcttatggggtgtctgaagacagcgacaatgtacttacatataataaataaattgtttaaaaaaaaaaaaaaaaaaaaagaacactagTACACTAGTAGAGGACCCTGGTTTAGTCCAACAGGTAGATAGTGGCAAAGCTATCCAGAGGATATGGCGCCATCTTTCcacctctgagggcactgcatgaATGTACATATAGCCACAGTCAAAGCACTCATGCATATAAAAgatacctaattttttttttaataagaaagttCTAAggatgtagctttttttttttttttttccacgcACAAGTCTCTATGTTCAGTGTGCAGCACCAAACTGAATTAAGTGTAGGTTCTTCAAAGACTTGGAGCCAGCACCTCCATCAGCTGGTCCTAGTATACCTAGCGTGGATATGTGTTGAGTGCTTGTGTTACTTGCCCTGTTTAGTTGTGTCTGTCATTCTGGAGAGTGGCCTAATTCCTTTGCATGGTAAAAACTTTGTCCATTTAAGAATTAGTCCCCATTTTTTGGGTATTTTTGAAAGTTGGTCTCTGGGCTGGTGATATAGCAATATAATAGAGTCCTTTTCCTGACACTCCCAGAGCCctgatttgatccccagcatgaCATACAACCAGATGTGGTGTAAGCTAGtacttgggagatagagacaggaggatcacaagtctAATATCATCCTTATCTACACAaggagttagaggtcagcctgggctatatagataaaaggtaataaataaaatttatttcttaatgacAACTGGCTTGGCTGTTTTATGATGGGTTGAACTTAGGGCCACTCCAGCTCCTCATGGGTCCCTAATCTCCCTGAAATCCTCCTGCTGGAGATTCCTACCAGTCCTTTAAAATGTGAATGCCTCTGGGTTAAGTGTTCCCCATGTGTCAGGAGCAGAGGGCTCGAGTGCCCATGTTCAGCTACTGCTTGGAGTACAGGGCAACTGAGAGCTGAGCAAGGCTTGGCCACCCTTCTTGGCCTGGAACTAGCTACACCACATTGGTTTTGAACTCaaaaagatccatctgcctctgccctccaagtgttgggattaaagacaataCACCATCATTCCCagcatttaaattttgtttatttattttttttttagtgttgtgtgtgtgtatgtgttagtgtgttagTGGGCACCTTTGTTGAGTCAGGTCTCACCTAACCATGTAcatcccaggaattgaactcagggcatcaggcttgGCTATAGGTGTCTTTACCTAGTCAGCCATCTCCGCCTCTttccttgtttttcctttttaaaaatgggagATACTAGGTATCAAGCCCAGGGATTCCCCAGTATTAGACAAGCTTGTCCTCAGCCCTGTGACTTAATCTCTACATAAACTCGGCCTGTTCTGTGATGTCACGATCAATCTGAAGATGATTTAAAAGACCTGTCGTTGATTAGTCAGCTCATCAGGAACGTTAACATTATTTCATTTTAGCAAGGCTGACATTTTAAACGTTCCTTTTGTTACTATTTGCAGAAGATGAGTTGAATCTTCTGGTTATCATAGTTGACACCAACCCAATTTGGTGGGGAAAGCAAGCATTAAAGGAATCTCAGGTAAGATGGCTTGAGCCTTTGAACGATTCTCTTTAACTTCAATATGCCTGTATCCCACCCACTGTTCCCCCGATTGAGTCTTTACAAGCTGGGCTCGGTGGCCTTTGTCCAGTCCTAGCACTCAGATCCCCAGAGGTCAAGCTCATCTTTGGCCAGTCTGGACTAGAGGCACTGTCAGAAAGGAAAGCTGTGGGTTCATAAAAGCAGCCGACTGCACCACACAGACCGCATGGGGAAGTTGCAAAACTGGCCCCACAGTTCCTTCTTAGAATGTTTTTGTCACCATGT
This portion of the Arvicanthis niloticus isolate mArvNil1 chromosome 24, mArvNil1.pat.X, whole genome shotgun sequence genome encodes:
- the Eif2b1 gene encoding translation initiation factor eIF2B subunit alpha isoform X1, whose protein sequence is MEDRELIEYFKSQMKGDPNMASAVAAIQTLLEFLKRDKGETIQGLRANLTSAIETLCGVDSSVAVSSGGELFLRFISLTSLEYSDYSKCKKIMIERGELFLRRISLSRNKIANLCHTFIKDGARILTHAYSRVVLRVLEEAVEAKKRFHVYITESQPDLSGKKMAKALSHLGVPVTVVLDAAVGYIMEKADLVIVGAEGVVENGGIINKIGTNQMAVCAKAQNKPFYVVAESFKFVRLFPLNQQDVPEKFKYKADTLKSVQTGQDLREEHPWVDYTSPSLITLLFTDLGVLTPSAVSDELIKLYL
- the Eif2b1 gene encoding translation initiation factor eIF2B subunit alpha isoform X2; its protein translation is MEDRELIEYFKSQMKGDPNMASAVAAIQTLLEFLKRDKGETIQGLRANLTSAIETLCGVDSSVAVSSGGELFLRFISLTSLEYSDYSKCKKIMIERGELFLRRISLSRNKIANLCHTFIKDGARILTHAYSRVVLRVLEEAVEAKKRFHVYITESQPDLSGKKMAKALSHLGVPVTVVLDAAVGYIMEKADLVIVGAEGVVENGGIINKIGTNQMAVCAKAQNKPFYVVAESFKFVRLFPLNQQDVPEKFKTL